In one window of Tumebacillus algifaecis DNA:
- a CDS encoding homogentisate 1,2-dioxygenase — protein MPFYHKLGEIPPKRHTQFRQADGSLYREQLMSTKGFSDIYSLTYHINPPTQVTRVEKIRDIVIEKEDSGALKHRHFFGNRVELSGDAIDSRQVLMFNSDVSLAISKPTTEMNYYYRNGDCDEVLFVHEGEGVLETIFGNLPYHKGDYLMIPVGTTYRVVMNSPSRFFVIESASMIKTPRRYRNEHGQLEEHSPFCERDIRPPSELITHDEKGEFEVRVKSRNMLHSYIFDFHPLDVVGWDGYLFPYAFNIDDFEPITGRLHQPPPVHQTFEAAGFVICSFVPRLYDYHPLSIPAPYYHSNIESDEVLYYVDGNFMSRKGIEEGSITLHPMGIPHGPHPGTIEKSIGAKETQELAVMVDTFKPLHIAKVAHGVEDTNYMYSWLPPKA, from the coding sequence GTGCCATTTTATCATAAATTAGGAGAGATCCCGCCGAAGCGACACACGCAGTTCCGTCAGGCGGATGGCTCCCTGTATCGCGAACAGTTGATGTCTACGAAAGGCTTTTCTGATATTTACTCGTTGACCTATCATATCAACCCGCCGACGCAAGTGACGCGGGTGGAAAAGATCCGCGACATCGTGATTGAAAAAGAAGATTCGGGTGCGCTCAAGCATCGTCACTTCTTTGGAAACCGCGTTGAATTGTCGGGTGATGCGATCGATTCCCGCCAAGTGCTGATGTTCAACAGTGACGTGTCACTTGCGATCAGCAAACCGACCACCGAGATGAACTACTACTACCGCAATGGTGACTGTGATGAAGTGCTGTTCGTTCACGAAGGGGAAGGGGTGCTGGAGACGATCTTCGGAAACCTGCCGTATCACAAAGGCGACTACCTCATGATTCCGGTCGGTACGACGTATCGCGTGGTGATGAACAGTCCGAGCCGCTTTTTTGTGATCGAATCGGCTTCGATGATCAAAACACCGCGTCGCTACCGCAATGAGCACGGTCAGTTGGAAGAGCACTCGCCGTTTTGCGAGCGAGACATCCGTCCGCCGTCCGAACTGATCACTCACGATGAAAAAGGTGAGTTTGAAGTACGCGTCAAATCGCGCAACATGTTGCACTCGTACATCTTCGACTTCCATCCGCTCGATGTGGTCGGTTGGGATGGGTATCTGTTCCCGTACGCGTTTAACATCGACGATTTTGAGCCGATCACCGGACGTCTGCATCAGCCGCCGCCGGTGCATCAAACTTTCGAAGCGGCAGGCTTTGTCATCTGCTCGTTCGTACCGCGCCTGTACGACTATCATCCGCTGTCCATCCCGGCGCCGTACTACCATTCCAACATCGAATCGGACGAAGTGCTGTACTACGTCGATGGCAATTTCATGAGCCGCAAAGGCATCGAAGAAGGCTCGATCACCTTGCACCCGATGGGCATCCCGCACGGGCCACACCCCGGCACGATCGAAAAGTCGATCGGGGCGAAAGAAACGCAGGAACTAGCCGTCATGGTCGATACGTTCAAGCCGCTTCACATCGCCAAAGTGGCGCATGGGGTGGAAGACACCAACTACATGTACTCCTGGCTGCCTCCAAAGGCGTAA
- a CDS encoding fumarylacetoacetate hydrolase family protein, which produces MKFVSYQHPELGERAGYLQHDHVLDLALAQGHAQEQGRCLSQRPLPVTMAGILELEGEGLQAARAIAEYTANTQVASLPFALPLERAQLLAPVPRPRSFRDFYAFEEHVKTARGRRGLEMVPEWYDFPVFYFSNHNAFVGTDALVERPAYTKWLDFELEIACVIGKTGRDIKASDAAQHIAGFAILNDWSARDVQREEVKVGLGPAKGKDFATSMGPYLLTLDELEDVRDGDRWNLEMTAKVNGQELSRGNFRTIYFSFADLIARASEGVTLYPGDVIGSGTVGTGCILELGTDVHRWLEPGDLVEMEIERLGVLRNTVKEEGGSGCAILS; this is translated from the coding sequence ATGAAATTCGTATCCTATCAGCATCCGGAACTGGGTGAACGAGCAGGTTACTTGCAGCACGATCATGTGCTCGACCTCGCGCTCGCCCAAGGCCATGCACAGGAACAAGGACGTTGTCTTTCTCAACGTCCTCTTCCTGTCACTATGGCCGGGATCTTAGAGCTGGAAGGGGAAGGGCTGCAAGCAGCCCGTGCCATCGCTGAATACACAGCAAACACGCAGGTTGCCAGTTTGCCGTTCGCACTTCCACTCGAACGAGCACAGCTGCTCGCACCGGTGCCGCGCCCGCGTTCGTTTCGCGACTTCTACGCTTTTGAAGAGCATGTCAAAACAGCACGGGGTCGCCGCGGCTTGGAGATGGTGCCGGAGTGGTACGATTTCCCGGTGTTCTATTTCTCCAATCACAATGCCTTTGTCGGGACGGATGCTTTGGTGGAGCGTCCTGCCTATACAAAATGGCTCGACTTTGAACTGGAGATCGCCTGTGTGATCGGCAAGACAGGGCGCGACATCAAAGCTTCCGATGCGGCTCAGCATATCGCTGGATTTGCCATCCTCAACGACTGGTCGGCCCGCGATGTGCAACGCGAAGAGGTGAAGGTGGGCTTGGGCCCGGCAAAAGGCAAAGATTTTGCGACGTCGATGGGCCCGTATCTGCTGACGCTCGATGAACTGGAGGACGTGCGGGACGGGGATCGCTGGAATTTGGAGATGACGGCCAAAGTCAATGGACAAGAGCTATCCCGCGGCAATTTCCGCACGATCTACTTTTCGTTCGCCGATCTGATCGCCCGCGCATCGGAAGGCGTTACGCTGTACCCAGGCGATGTGATCGGTTCTGGTACGGTTGGCACTGGCTGTATCTTAGAACTGGGGACGGACGTGCACCGTTGGCTGGAACCTGGTGATCTGGTCGAAATGGAGATTGAACGCCTCGGCGTGTTACGCAACACAGTGAAAGAGGAAGGAGGCAGCGGCTGTGCCATTTTATCATAA
- the hppD gene encoding 4-hydroxyphenylpyruvate dioxygenase — MAEQMDLLPLRHVDFVEFYVGNAKQAAFYLAGAFGFKPVAYKGLETGSRDRVSYLMQSGDINIVLTGTLIEDNEIAQHVKTHGDGVKDIAMRVDDATSSYHEAIKRGAKSAFEPIELSDEHGTVKLAAIYTYGETLHTFVERDNYKGVFLPGFTAYNGNMPINNAGLVACDHIVGNVEEGKMNEWMDFYARVLGFSQLISFDDNDISTEYTALMSKVMQNGTGRIKFPINEPAQGKKKSQIEEYLDFYNGPGAQHMALLTHDIIETVAKLRENGVEFLNVPDTYYEDLKSRVGEIDEEIEEIKKLNLLVDRDEDGYLLQIFTKPIMDRPTFFFEIIQRKGAKSFGKGNFRALFEAIEREQELRGTL; from the coding sequence ATGGCAGAACAAATGGACCTTTTACCGCTTCGTCATGTCGATTTTGTAGAATTTTATGTAGGGAACGCGAAACAAGCAGCCTTTTACCTGGCAGGCGCTTTCGGTTTCAAGCCGGTGGCGTACAAGGGTCTTGAAACGGGCTCCCGCGACCGCGTTTCTTATTTGATGCAATCGGGTGACATCAACATCGTGTTGACCGGCACGCTGATCGAAGACAACGAGATCGCACAGCATGTAAAAACGCATGGCGACGGTGTTAAGGACATCGCAATGCGAGTTGACGATGCTACCTCTTCGTATCATGAAGCGATCAAGCGCGGTGCAAAATCGGCGTTTGAACCGATTGAACTTTCCGATGAACACGGCACCGTCAAATTGGCGGCGATCTATACGTACGGCGAAACTCTGCACACCTTTGTCGAGCGCGACAACTACAAAGGAGTTTTCCTGCCGGGCTTCACAGCCTATAACGGCAACATGCCGATCAACAACGCAGGGCTTGTCGCTTGTGACCACATCGTCGGCAACGTCGAAGAAGGCAAGATGAACGAATGGATGGACTTCTACGCACGAGTGCTCGGCTTCAGCCAATTGATCTCCTTTGACGACAACGACATCTCCACCGAATACACTGCGCTGATGTCCAAAGTTATGCAAAACGGCACTGGCCGCATCAAGTTCCCGATCAATGAGCCGGCACAAGGCAAGAAGAAATCGCAGATCGAAGAGTACCTCGATTTCTACAATGGCCCGGGCGCACAACATATGGCGCTGCTCACTCATGACATCATCGAGACGGTTGCGAAACTGCGCGAAAACGGCGTAGAGTTCCTGAACGTGCCGGACACCTACTATGAGGACCTGAAGTCCCGCGTCGGCGAAATCGACGAAGAGATTGAAGAGATCAAGAAGCTCAATCTGCTGGTCGATCGCGATGAGGACGGCTATCTCTTGCAAATCTTCACCAAGCCGATCATGGACCGCCCGACTTTCTTCTTTGAAATCATCCAGCGCAAAGGTGCGAAGAGCTTTGGCAAAGGCAACTTCCGCGCGCTGTTCGAAGCGATCGAACGCGAGCAGGAACTGCGCGGCACCCTGTAA
- a CDS encoding RluA family pseudouridine synthase produces MSERKWTAHTVSAAEAGRTVEQILTGSLSISRRMIQKLTRTKGIQLNKKPAYLGREVKEGDVIRAALSFQEEAGLAPVEMPLSILFEDEHLIVVNKRPFLLVHPTNPTQTETLSHGLTHHFMQQGLQTKMRPVHRIDRDTSGVLVVAKTAFAHQHLDRQLRDRELKREYVAFVDGTISEERGQIDAPIGKHKQNPNLRAVRPNAGEFALTRYHVLERFETATLVQLELETGRTHQIRVHLTHLGHPLLGDRQYGHVGLNLLKRQALHASKVSFNHPASGEVIVVEAPLAPDLVALQEKLQKGATSEVRG; encoded by the coding sequence ATGTCAGAACGGAAGTGGACGGCGCATACGGTGAGCGCGGCGGAAGCAGGGCGGACGGTAGAGCAAATTTTGACGGGGTCGCTTTCAATTTCGCGGCGGATGATTCAGAAACTGACGCGCACAAAAGGAATTCAGCTCAACAAAAAGCCGGCCTACCTGGGTCGTGAAGTCAAGGAAGGCGATGTGATTCGCGCCGCACTATCTTTTCAAGAGGAAGCGGGACTGGCTCCGGTCGAGATGCCGCTTTCCATCTTATTTGAAGATGAGCATCTGATCGTGGTGAATAAGCGTCCGTTTCTCTTGGTGCATCCGACCAATCCCACACAGACAGAAACGTTGTCACATGGTCTCACCCACCATTTCATGCAACAAGGTTTACAGACCAAAATGCGCCCCGTGCATCGGATCGACCGCGATACGTCGGGCGTACTGGTGGTCGCCAAGACAGCGTTTGCCCATCAGCATCTGGATCGTCAACTGCGGGATCGCGAGCTGAAGCGGGAGTATGTAGCGTTTGTTGACGGTACCATCTCTGAAGAGCGCGGGCAGATTGACGCACCGATCGGAAAACATAAGCAAAATCCCAACCTGCGGGCGGTGCGACCGAATGCGGGAGAGTTTGCTTTGACACGATATCACGTGCTGGAGCGTTTTGAGACAGCAACGCTGGTGCAATTGGAACTGGAGACGGGTCGCACCCATCAAATTCGGGTGCATCTGACCCATCTCGGCCATCCGCTGCTCGGTGACCGCCAATATGGGCATGTCGGTTTGAATTTGCTAAAACGCCAGGCTTTGCACGCCTCTAAAGTATCTTTTAACCACCCTGCCAGCGGGGAGGTCATTGTCGTCGAGGCGCCTCTCGCCCCCGACTTGGTCGCTTTGCAGGAGAAGTTGCAGAAAGGTGCGACGTCTGAGGTGCGGGGATGA
- a CDS encoding LysR family transcriptional regulator — MDLKLLRTFIMMAKELNFHRTAERLYLAQPTVSVHIRQLEELVGYPLFERSGRKVRLTAAGERFRLHADRILEAHDEALSDLARWKAGYDDRLDLLLAPLCAEHVLPPLWKKYTMMHPNVEVRIYTTLSPSVGPGIAAGRSHIGLARSASSHPDTETRILHEDPVTLIAPGTVDPQKVDYRELLLDHPLLTKNHPEYWDELLFQLHENRAPIRPMSVSQVAVTRKLIIEGLGVSFLPKSAVQEDLAKGDLVELPTPDLRLPTAYTYVITPRNKELPRAAQDFLKLLQLA; from the coding sequence ATGGATCTCAAACTCCTCCGCACTTTTATCATGATGGCAAAGGAACTCAATTTTCACCGCACGGCGGAGCGGCTCTATCTGGCGCAACCGACCGTTTCGGTTCACATCCGTCAACTGGAAGAGCTGGTTGGCTATCCGTTGTTTGAGCGCTCCGGTCGCAAAGTACGGCTGACTGCAGCCGGGGAGCGCTTCCGACTGCATGCTGATCGCATCCTCGAAGCGCACGATGAGGCACTTTCCGATCTGGCGCGCTGGAAGGCAGGTTATGATGACCGATTGGATCTGTTGTTAGCACCGCTTTGCGCAGAGCATGTGTTGCCACCGCTTTGGAAGAAGTATACGATGATGCACCCCAACGTAGAAGTTCGCATCTATACGACTTTGTCCCCTTCGGTTGGGCCTGGAATCGCTGCGGGGCGGTCACACATCGGGCTGGCGCGGTCCGCTTCCTCGCATCCTGACACGGAGACGCGTATTTTGCACGAAGACCCGGTGACGCTGATCGCACCGGGGACGGTCGATCCGCAAAAAGTAGACTACCGCGAACTGTTGCTCGACCACCCATTGCTCACGAAAAATCACCCTGAATATTGGGACGAACTGCTCTTCCAGCTTCATGAAAATCGTGCTCCGATTCGCCCGATGTCAGTTTCACAGGTCGCGGTCACCCGCAAACTGATCATCGAAGGTCTTGGCGTCTCCTTTCTCCCCAAATCGGCGGTACAGGAAGATTTGGCAAAAGGGGATCTGGTCGAACTGCCCACCCCGGACCTGCGCCTGCCCACCGCGTACACCTACGTCATCACGCCACGCAACAAAGAATTGCCACGGGCTGCGCAGGATTTTCTCAAACTGCTTCAACTCGCATGA
- a CDS encoding citrate synthase/methylcitrate synthase: MENIISLGLEHVVVAQTDLSLVDGQNGLLVYRNHWARDLAINHTFEEVAHLLWYGHLPSAAELKALQDKLVAQRELPAFVKTALDAIPADTDMMSALRTGVSLLGTEAFAAWPPTLEQVISLTAKVPTIVAYRYARLEGREPVNPRADLDHTANYLYMLKGEVPQAAHVRALDAYLILTQEHGLNASTFAGRVVASTRSDLISSVTAAIGALKGPLHGGAPSEVTEMIEAIGSKENAEPWMRAKLEAGERLMGFGHRVYRTYDPRAKALSTISSELAGDDPWFALAVHVEEVGLRLLKEYKPNRPLNTNVEFYAAAVMRAIGLPDALFTPSFAVSRTVGWCAHILEAASGRIIRPQSTYTGVMPE; encoded by the coding sequence TTGGAAAACATCATCTCGCTCGGACTGGAACATGTCGTCGTTGCACAAACCGACTTGAGCCTCGTCGATGGACAAAACGGACTGCTCGTCTATCGCAACCATTGGGCCCGCGATCTGGCCATCAATCATACGTTTGAAGAAGTCGCCCATCTTCTCTGGTACGGCCATCTGCCCAGTGCGGCCGAGTTGAAAGCGCTTCAGGACAAGCTGGTAGCCCAGCGCGAACTGCCCGCTTTTGTCAAGACAGCACTCGACGCGATTCCAGCCGATACGGACATGATGAGCGCACTGCGGACAGGTGTCTCCCTGCTCGGTACGGAAGCATTTGCCGCTTGGCCCCCGACATTGGAACAGGTGATTTCGCTGACAGCCAAGGTCCCGACGATCGTCGCTTATCGTTACGCCCGCCTTGAAGGCCGCGAGCCAGTCAATCCGCGTGCCGATCTCGATCATACGGCAAACTATCTGTACATGCTCAAGGGAGAAGTACCGCAAGCCGCTCACGTGCGTGCGCTTGACGCCTATCTGATCTTGACGCAAGAGCACGGTTTGAACGCATCGACATTTGCTGGACGTGTGGTCGCCTCCACCCGCTCCGACCTGATCTCCTCGGTGACCGCAGCAATTGGCGCGTTAAAAGGCCCGTTGCACGGTGGTGCACCGTCCGAGGTGACCGAGATGATCGAAGCGATCGGCAGCAAAGAAAACGCCGAACCGTGGATGCGTGCCAAGTTGGAAGCGGGCGAGCGTCTGATGGGCTTTGGCCACCGTGTCTATCGAACGTACGACCCGCGCGCCAAAGCACTGTCCACGATCTCTTCCGAACTGGCGGGCGATGATCCGTGGTTCGCACTCGCCGTGCACGTCGAAGAAGTCGGCCTGCGCTTGTTAAAGGAGTACAAGCCGAATCGTCCTTTGAACACCAACGTCGAATTTTACGCAGCGGCGGTGATGCGTGCCATCGGCCTGCCCGACGCACTGTTCACCCCGTCGTTCGCCGTCTCTCGCACAGTCGGTTGGTGTGCACACATCCTTGAAGCAGCATCCGGTCGGATCATCCGTCCGCAATCGACCTATACCGGTGTGATGCCGGAGTAA
- a CDS encoding DUF4201 domain-containing protein produces the protein MSHNKFNFRKELPALMIVHHDVRLLKVAVKELNDGQKELRHHIQKIESNLNELRTEMVGFKTEIRNEMQDFKAEIRAEIAEVREEMAEVRAEVAEVREEIAEVREEIADIREEIAEVREEMAEVRAEISEVRQEIVEVRAEVAEVRQEIVEVRAEVAEVRQEIVEVRAEVAEVRQEIVEVRAEITEVRQDIVQIRAEMSEFRTELTDFRNQITSTLSEVFEAIRSLDRR, from the coding sequence ATGTCCCACAACAAGTTTAATTTCCGCAAAGAGCTGCCCGCCCTTATGATCGTTCATCACGATGTACGACTATTGAAGGTTGCCGTCAAAGAACTTAACGACGGTCAAAAAGAACTGCGTCATCACATACAAAAAATCGAAAGCAACCTAAACGAGTTAAGAACTGAAATGGTAGGTTTCAAAACGGAGATTCGTAATGAAATGCAGGATTTCAAGGCGGAGATTCGCGCAGAAATTGCTGAAGTGCGTGAAGAGATGGCTGAAGTCCGCGCAGAAGTTGCTGAGGTTCGTGAAGAGATTGCCGAAGTTCGCGAGGAAATTGCTGATATCCGCGAAGAGATTGCCGAAGTTCGCGAGGAGATGGCCGAAGTCCGTGCAGAAATTTCTGAGGTTCGCCAAGAGATCGTTGAAGTTCGAGCAGAAGTTGCTGAAGTCCGCCAAGAGATCGTTGAAGTTCGAGCAGAAGTTGCTGAAGTCCGCCAAGAGATCGTTGAAGTTCGAGCAGAAGTTGCTGAAGTCCGCCAAGAGATCGTTGAAGTTCGAGCAGAAATCACCGAAGTCCGCCAAGATATTGTCCAGATTCGCGCGGAGATGTCCGAGTTCCGAACTGAACTAACAGACTTCCGCAACCAGATTACCTCGACCTTATCCGAGGTATTTGAAGCGATTCGCTCACTGGATCGCCGATAA
- a CDS encoding 4-hydroxy-3-methylbut-2-enyl diphosphate reductase has translation MEVIKISPRGYCYGVVDAMVLAQQAAKDLDLPRPVYILGKIVHNQHVVDAFTEQGIITVDGDNRLELLDKIDKGTVIFTAHGVSPEVRRKAQEKGLTTVDATCPDVTKTHELIREKTAQGYAIIYIGKKGHPEPEGAMGVAPNSVHLVEKEADVANLQLEGEKILVTNQTTMSQWDTKHLMNVVLKKFPHVEIHNEICLATQIRQEAVSEQAGAADLTIVVGDPASNNSNRLAQVSEDIAGTTAYRIADVSELQLEWLQGVNRVAVTSGASTPTQITKEVIEFLEQYDSQNEATWERLRKVSLNRILPRFKEKTK, from the coding sequence ATGGAAGTCATCAAAATTTCACCGCGCGGTTATTGTTACGGGGTGGTCGATGCGATGGTGCTGGCTCAGCAGGCGGCCAAGGACCTTGATTTGCCTCGCCCGGTCTATATACTCGGCAAGATCGTTCACAATCAGCATGTGGTCGATGCATTCACAGAGCAGGGCATCATCACGGTCGATGGCGACAACCGCCTGGAACTGCTCGATAAGATTGACAAAGGCACCGTAATCTTTACAGCGCATGGCGTCTCACCGGAAGTACGGAGAAAAGCGCAAGAGAAAGGCTTGACCACAGTTGATGCTACCTGCCCGGATGTCACGAAGACACATGAACTGATTCGTGAGAAGACCGCACAGGGTTATGCGATCATCTACATCGGCAAAAAGGGCCATCCAGAGCCAGAGGGTGCGATGGGGGTAGCCCCGAATTCGGTGCATCTTGTGGAGAAGGAAGCGGATGTCGCGAATTTGCAGCTCGAAGGCGAGAAGATTCTGGTTACCAACCAGACAACGATGAGTCAGTGGGATACGAAGCATTTGATGAATGTGGTGCTGAAAAAGTTTCCGCATGTGGAGATTCACAATGAGATCTGCTTGGCGACACAGATTCGACAAGAAGCGGTGTCGGAACAGGCTGGTGCGGCCGATCTGACCATCGTCGTCGGAGACCCGGCATCGAACAATTCCAACCGTCTCGCTCAAGTTTCGGAAGACATCGCAGGCACCACCGCGTACCGCATCGCCGATGTTTCGGAGTTGCAACTGGAATGGCTGCAAGGTGTAAATCGAGTGGCCGTCACGTCAGGTGCCTCGACACCGACGCAGATCACCAAAGAAGTGATCGAGTTCCTTGAGCAGTACGACTCGCAAAATGAAGCGACGTGGGAACGTCTGCGCAAAGTGTCATTGAATCGTATCTTGCCGCGTTTTAAAGAGAAGACGAAGTAA
- a CDS encoding MFS transporter: MSRDFKQFREILANRNFTTYLSTYYLGGFSNFVQMFAIWSQVLRLSGHDPVALGIATMLEILPGILISPWAGLLADRMSKRTLLIICYILRAGTLFLMFLSTELWHLYLLAAIHSTFVSFGEPPHRAFLPLLVKSDQYVAMNSLLATMNNLWQIFRPALGGWVVFSFGSQTAFLVGMTLYLLAPLLLLLVKVHDRAANRSKAERSNSSMWQEVREGVAYIRTEPILIYLFVFMMLFTLCMGTQGTLTMLFVGQHLVPEDQASGAVGLLFSALGIGGLVGAFLTTLLVKRLPMLLLLFASLALDGVAVVVFAMSDTMTVAITCFAFFGIIGSVNQIVQDTLIQTIVPEHMRGRVYGAFGPITGPLSLLSVGAGTSLAAAIGTRAVFVICGVMEIGAVGICRLLPSYKQVRESLAEKIPQSTFHT; the protein is encoded by the coding sequence ATGTCTCGGGATTTCAAGCAGTTTCGGGAAATACTGGCCAACCGAAATTTTACAACCTATCTTAGCACCTACTACTTAGGTGGATTTTCCAACTTTGTGCAAATGTTTGCAATCTGGTCGCAGGTGTTACGTCTTTCCGGCCATGACCCTGTGGCGCTTGGGATCGCGACGATGCTCGAGATTTTGCCCGGTATTTTGATCTCACCGTGGGCCGGGCTTCTGGCAGATCGCATGTCCAAACGCACGCTGCTCATCATTTGCTACATCCTGCGTGCCGGAACTTTGTTTTTGATGTTTTTATCCACCGAGCTCTGGCATCTTTACCTGCTCGCTGCCATTCATTCCACGTTTGTCTCCTTTGGTGAGCCACCACATCGCGCATTTTTGCCATTGCTCGTGAAATCCGATCAATACGTGGCGATGAACTCGCTGCTTGCGACCATGAACAATCTCTGGCAAATCTTTCGCCCTGCGCTCGGCGGATGGGTCGTATTCTCTTTTGGTTCGCAAACCGCTTTTTTGGTCGGCATGACGCTTTACCTGCTCGCCCCACTGCTGCTTTTGCTGGTCAAAGTCCACGACCGTGCCGCGAACAGGAGCAAAGCTGAACGCTCTAACTCCTCCATGTGGCAGGAGGTGCGCGAAGGTGTCGCCTACATTCGAACTGAGCCGATATTGATCTATCTGTTCGTGTTCATGATGCTATTTACCTTGTGCATGGGCACGCAAGGCACGCTGACGATGTTGTTTGTCGGCCAGCACCTCGTGCCGGAAGATCAAGCGAGCGGCGCTGTCGGGCTGTTGTTCTCCGCACTTGGCATCGGCGGCTTGGTCGGCGCATTTCTGACCACTTTGCTCGTCAAGCGGCTCCCGATGCTGCTGTTGCTCTTCGCATCACTCGCCCTTGATGGAGTCGCAGTCGTGGTGTTCGCGATGAGTGACACGATGACCGTCGCCATCACCTGTTTCGCCTTCTTTGGCATCATCGGCTCGGTTAACCAGATCGTACAGGACACTCTGATCCAAACGATTGTGCCAGAACATATGCGCGGCCGTGTCTACGGAGCATTCGGCCCGATCACCGGCCCCCTTTCCTTGCTATCTGTCGGTGCCGGAACTTCGCTTGCCGCCGCGATCGGGACGCGTGCAGTCTTCGTAATCTGTGGCGTGATGGAAATTGGTGCAGTCGGCATCTGCCGCCTGTTGCCTTCCTACAAACAGGTACGCGAATCGCTCGCCGAAAAGATTCCACAATCGACATTTCACACGTAA
- a CDS encoding 50S ribosomal protein L11 methyltransferase, with amino-acid sequence MMSEAQEPRYVEYALTVDSERADEVIAILQMRGIEYVWIDAPFETFVTEDGYGFQEVQTERTIVRAYEEVAQEQTVELLNERQEGMRALLDGLAHSVEVSVPQAVTEDPVYAFSALEVRPGLMIRPPWDEEREVGEATIIIEPSAAFGTGLHPTTRHCLELIDMMVQAGDAVADLGAGSGILSLFARQKGAAPVVAVDLNPSAESSILYHMELNGIEGIEIRIGDVFTEFADVEHFFDLVAVNIGGKEAMELAPLLTRIVKADGVLLLSGIVEWIEEQVVRCFAEIGYRVTERRQGEEWVTLTVQQLSK; translated from the coding sequence ATGATGAGTGAGGCACAAGAACCACGCTATGTCGAATACGCGCTGACTGTCGATTCGGAGCGGGCAGACGAAGTCATCGCGATTTTGCAGATGCGCGGTATTGAATATGTATGGATCGATGCGCCGTTTGAGACGTTTGTAACCGAGGACGGCTATGGCTTTCAGGAGGTGCAGACGGAGCGGACGATCGTTCGTGCGTATGAGGAAGTGGCTCAAGAGCAGACGGTTGAGCTTTTGAACGAGCGGCAAGAAGGGATGCGAGCTTTGCTGGACGGGCTGGCCCATTCGGTGGAGGTGAGCGTACCGCAAGCGGTGACGGAAGATCCGGTGTATGCGTTTTCCGCGTTGGAGGTACGCCCTGGTTTGATGATTCGCCCACCGTGGGATGAAGAGCGCGAGGTGGGCGAGGCGACGATCATCATCGAGCCGTCTGCTGCGTTTGGCACTGGGTTGCATCCGACGACACGGCACTGTCTGGAGCTGATCGACATGATGGTGCAGGCAGGGGATGCGGTGGCAGATCTCGGTGCGGGATCGGGAATCTTGAGCCTGTTCGCTCGGCAGAAAGGTGCCGCTCCTGTGGTGGCGGTCGATCTCAATCCATCGGCAGAGAGCAGTATCTTGTATCATATGGAGTTGAACGGGATTGAAGGGATCGAGATTCGCATCGGCGATGTTTTTACAGAGTTTGCCGATGTGGAGCACTTTTTTGATCTCGTGGCGGTGAATATCGGCGGGAAAGAAGCGATGGAATTGGCGCCGTTGCTGACACGAATTGTGAAAGCAGACGGGGTGCTGTTGCTGTCAGGAATTGTGGAGTGGATCGAGGAGCAGGTGGTACGTTGTTTTGCCGAGATAGGTTATCGCGTTACAGAGCGCAGGCAAGGTGAGGAATGGGTGACGCTTACCGTGCAGCAGTTGTCCAAGTAG